In the Magnetospira sp. QH-2 genome, one interval contains:
- the cas7c gene encoding type I-C CRISPR-associated protein Cas7/Csd2, with protein MTAIANRYDFVLLFDVKDGNPNGDPDAGNMPRIDPETGHGLVTDVALKRKVRNYVGLKHDNAAPNEIYVREGSVLQEQRGVPYEGKKPDSTDKGDHDVARAFMCQNFYDVRTFGAVMSTKKFNAGQVRGPVQITFARSENRILPMDHTITRVARETEARAAEGGTTEMGGKNTVAYGLYQAHGFVSPHLAEGDRGTGFSEADLTLLWEALERMFEVDRSAARGMMATQKLIVFKHDSKLGNARAQDLFGRVSVRQKADTPRDISDFDISVSQTSLPSGVEVMILV; from the coding sequence ATGACCGCCATTGCCAATCGCTACGATTTCGTCTTGCTGTTCGACGTCAAGGACGGCAATCCCAACGGCGACCCGGACGCCGGCAACATGCCGCGCATCGACCCGGAAACCGGCCACGGTCTGGTCACCGATGTGGCCCTCAAGCGCAAGGTGCGCAACTACGTCGGGCTCAAGCACGACAACGCCGCGCCGAACGAGATTTACGTCCGCGAGGGTTCGGTGCTGCAAGAACAGAGGGGCGTGCCCTATGAAGGAAAGAAGCCCGATTCCACCGACAAGGGCGACCACGATGTGGCCCGTGCCTTCATGTGCCAGAATTTCTACGACGTGCGGACCTTCGGGGCCGTCATGTCAACCAAGAAGTTCAACGCCGGACAGGTGCGCGGCCCGGTGCAGATCACCTTTGCCCGCTCGGAAAACCGTATCCTGCCCATGGACCATACCATCACCCGCGTCGCCCGCGAGACCGAGGCTCGCGCCGCCGAAGGGGGAACCACTGAAATGGGCGGCAAGAATACCGTCGCCTATGGTCTATACCAGGCGCATGGTTTCGTCTCGCCGCACCTGGCCGAAGGCGACCGTGGCACTGGCTTTTCCGAGGCCGATCTCACGTTGCTGTGGGAAGCCCTGGAACGCATGTTCGAAGTCGATCGTTCGGCGGCGCGTGGCATGATGGCGACCCAAAAGCTGATCGTGTTTAAGCATGACAGCAAGCTTGGCAACGCCCGCGCCCAGGATCTGTTCGGCCGAGTTTCGGTGCGGCAGAAAGCCGACACGCCGCGCGATATCTCCGACTTCGACATTTCGGTGTCCCAAACCAGCCTACCCTCGGGCGTGGAGGTGATGATCCTCGTGTAG